GAAGTAGATTTTACCGATTCTAAAGAGCGCCATTTATTTGGTGATATCTATGAGCAAATCTTACGAGACTTGCAAAGCGCGGGTAATGCAGGTGAATTCTATACCCCGCGTGCGGTAACACGCTTTATGGTAAACCGAATCGACCCTAAGTTAGGCGAACAAGTATTCGACCCTGCTTGTGGTACAGGCGGTTTTCTTGCTTGCTCGGTAGATCACGTAAAAAATAACTACGTGCAAACAGTTGCCGATCATAAAGCGCTGCAAAGCCAAATTCACGGAGTTGAAAAGAAACAACTACCGCATTTATTAGCCACGACTAACATGATGCTGCACGGTATTGAAGTACCTGTGCAAGTTAAACATGGCAACACCTTAAACAAACCACTATCCAGCTGGGACAGCGACTTCGACGTTATTGTTACCAACCCACCATTCGGTGGTACGGAAGAAGACGGTATTGAAAAGAACTTCCCTGCGGAAATGCAAACCCGTGAAACGGCTGACTTATTCTTACAGCTCATTGTAGAAGTGTTAAAAGACGGTGGCCGCGCAGCAGTAGTATTACCAGACGGCACATTATTTGGTGAAGGTGTTAAAACCAAAATCAAAAAGCTGTTAACCGAAGAGTGTAACCTTCACACTATATTAAGGTTACCTAATGGTGTTTTTAACCCGTATACGGGTATTAAAACTAACATCCTATTTTTCACTAAAGGCCAACCAACAAAAGATATCTGGTTCTACGAGCACCCATACCCAGAAGGTGTGAAAAACTACTCTAAAACCAAGCCAATGAAATTTGAAGAATTTGAAACTGAAATTCAGTGGTGGGGTGAAGAGAGTGATGGTTTTGCCAGCCGCGTTGAAAATGAACAAGCCTGGAAAGTATCTGTTGAAGAAGTGATCGAACGAAACTTCAACTTAGACATCAAAAACCCACATATCGGTGAGCAAATAAGTCACGATCCAGATGAACTACTTGAGCAATATCAAACGCAGCAAAAAGATATTCAAAAGCTGCGCGACCAACTAAAAGGTATTCTTGCAGATGCACTTTCATCAAATGACGAGGGTAAAGCTTAATGTCTGTGGAAAGCGTTATTACCGAAAATCTTGATATTTGGACATCGGCAATTAAGACCAAATCTGCATCAGGCAGAGGTAGCTCAAATAAGCTTGAACTTTATGGCATTAAAAAACTGAGAGAGCTTATTTTAGAGCTTGCTATTAGAGGAAGGCTTATTCCTCAAGATTCTGAAGATAAGTCAGCTCAAAGTTTGATAGACAGTTCAGTGAAAGAAAAAGAGCGCTTAATTCAAGAAAAGGTAATTAAAAAGTCCCGTTCGAAGAAACAGATTAATGATGAACATTTTTATGATTACCCAAAAACTTGGGGCAAGGCCAGAATAGAAGATCTGATAAACGTAATAAATGGCCGTGCTTACAAGAAACAAGAAATGCTTTCAGAGGGCGTACCTATCCTGAGAGTAGGAAACTTATTTACTTCAAATGAGTGGTATTTTTCTGATTTACAATTAGAGCCTGAAAAGTATATCGACGATGGTGATTTGATTTACGCATGGTCAGCTTCTTTTGGGCCATTTATTTGGCAAGGTGGAAAAGTAATTTACCACTATCATATCTGGAAAATGGATATTTTTCTAAACAGTAGTTTGGATAAAAACTTCTCTCGGATATTTCTGCAAGCGATATCCGAGAGAATTAAAGCTAGTGGAAATGGAATTGCAATGATCCACATGACTAAGGAACGTATGGAAAAAGTAATTCATCCAGTTCCTCCCATTGAAGAGCAGAAAAACATTGTTGATAAAGTAAATGAACTAATGACTCTTTGCGATCAACTTGAATCTCAAACTGAATCAAGTATTGATGCGCATAAAACACTGGTTGAAACATTATTAGCGACGCTTACCAACGCCAAAGACGCTGATGAGCTAAACGAAAGCTGGCAACGCATCAGTGAACACTTCGACACCCTCTTCACCACCGAAGACAGCATCGACCAACTAAAACAAACCATCCTACAACTCGCTGTAATGGGTAAATTAGTAAAACAAGACCCCAACGACGAACCAGCATCTGCACTTTTAGAGCGAATAGCAGAAGAAAAAGAACAGCTAATCAAAGATAAGAAAATCAAGAAGCAGAAGGCTCTTGAACCGATATCTGAAGATGACAAGCCATTCGAGCTACCTAAAGGTTGGGAGTGGTGTCGAGTTTGGGATATCTCTCATACGATTACATCGGGATCAAGAGATTGGGCAAAATATTATTCCGATTCGGGTGCTATTTTTGTCACTATGGGGAACCTTTCAAGAGGTAGCTACCAACTAATGTAACTCCACCCAATTTAGTACAGCTATTTCGTAGAATTTTATGCAGCCTCAAGGTAACCAACCGGTGTCATATCACCTAGTGAATCATGAGGTCGCTCATAATTATAAATATCTAACCACTCATCAGTGATTTCACGTACTTCTTGCAGTGACTCAAACAAGTATAAATCTAGCACTTCTTCACGGTAACTCCGATTAAACCTTTCCACAAAACCATTTTGGTAAGGACTGCCTGGCTCTATAAATTCCAACTTGATGTCATTTTTCATTGCCCAATCTTCGAGTGCCGTTGAAGTAAATTCTGGACCATTATCCACTCTAATCTGCTTTGGTTTTCCTCGCCAAGCAATAATTTGTTGTAGCGTTCTAATAACTCGTTCAGAAGTTAAGCTTGTATCGACCTCAATCGCCAGTGCTTGTCGGTTGAAATCATCCAGCACATTCAGTGTTCTAAAACGATGTCCATAGCTTAATGCGTCACTCATAAAGTCCATTGACCACGATTCATTATATTGTGTCGGTGCACTTAATGGTTCAGGTGTTCTTGTTGGAACACGGCGCTTCCCCTTACGTCTCAAGTTTAGTTTTAGCATGTTGTAAACGCGTTCAACACGCTTTTTATTCCACGGCTTACCTTTATTGCGAAGCCTTTTGAATAGCTTAGGCAGCCCCCACCTAGGATGGCGCTCTACCAGCGCAAGTAATGCGTCGATAACTTCATCATCTGACGGCCGTTTATGTTTGTAATAAAAAACTGAGCGGCTTAGCCCTGCCACTTCACAAGCAAATGCGACGCTGACGTTAAATTGAGCTCTTAAATGCTCTACCCAAGCTCTGCGCCTACTTGTTTTTACAGCTTTTTTGCGATGATATCCTCAAGCATCGAGTGCTTTAGGCTAAGCGTTGCAAACATATCTTTTAGCTTACGGTTTTCTTCTTCAAGCTCTTTAAGTCGCTTAACGTCTGAAGCTTCCATCCCGCCATATTTTGAGCGCCATTTATAAAACGTACTTTGGCCGATACCATGTTTGCGGCAGATTTCTGGAACAGGAATACCCGCCTCAGCTTCTTTGATCATGCTGACAATTTGGGTTTCGGTGAACTTGCTTTTTCTCATCATAAATTTTCCTATTTTAGTTAATGGAAAATTCTACTTATAAACTGTTTCATTTTTTGGGGGAGTTACACTAAGGCTTAATAATATACGTTATGTTTCACCGCCTTCTGAAGGTGAAGGTAAAAGAACTAAGCTTAAGGAGAATGACCTATTAATTTCTATTACGGGAGATGTTGGAAATCTAGGACGTATTCCGCGAAACTTTGGAGAAGCTTATATTAATCAGCATACAGCTATGCTCAGATTCATGAATGAATGTCAAAATAGGTTTTTCCCAGAGTTTATGAGGTCGCCTCTTGCAAAATATCAATTTGATGCACCTCAAAGAGGAATAAAGAATAGTTTCCGCTTAGGGGATGTTGGTGAAATGCTCGTTCCCGTTCCTCCAAAAGAAGAACAATTCCGGATTGTAAGACAAATAGAACAGATGATGGATATTTGTTGCTTGTTGAAAGAAAAAATAAATAAAGGGCAAGCCATCAAAAACTATTTGTCGGATTCAATCTCATCTTCATTAGTAAACTAGCGGAATAGTAACAAGGACGTTAGATGAAACTTATTAACGAAAAATATCGCGCATTAAAACCTTCCTTGGATTATTTAACTGATGAAGTTGTTATTGCATAAGTACGGAAGAAAACACAACAAAACAGAGAATAAGGATAAATAGTGAGTGATTTAGGATGGGTTGATTTTTCCTCAGAAGACAGGGAAAGGGTCAGGCACGTGATGGCGATGATGCGAGAGCCTGGAACCTTAGATGAATTAGGTATAGGACAAATTAGAGACGCTTTTGCTGACTTGCTATTTCCTGGTATTTCTACCATTCAAACCCGTGCCAAGTATTTTATTACGGTTCCACGTATTTTACGCGATTATTATGAGCAGTGCTCCGCCAATAAACGGAAAGCGCCTTCTATTGAGTCTTATTTGAAAGACGCAGAAAACAACGTAGCAAAGCGATTGACTGAAGTTCATGGTGATGACGAAACAGGCATTATTGGCCGCACCCAAATTGATAAGGGAGGCGTTGCCAGAAGACCGTCTTCTGTTTACTGGAACGGGTTACGGCAACTTGGCATTATCGACACACAAAGTTCTTTAGCTGAATTCTGCAGGCACTATGGCAATGTTAAAACTAAACCAGATTCAGCGATAAGCGAGTTTGGTGAAGATGATACCAGCAGCCTTATTACCAAGCAGATAGTTCATTTACCCAAAGGCCACTCAGGTAACTGGCAAGAAGACCTCACATTAAATTTAAGTGTCAATGAAGCTAGGTTTTTAGTTAATAAAATCAAGAATGCCAAAAATCTAGAACATAGCGTGCTTGGGCAACTTTACTTACATGGTTTAACGGATGAAGCCTTGAGTTTAAATGATAAATTTGTACGTGGGTTTACCCAGCTTCAAGCTTTTTTAAAAAAGCAGGGTGAGGTTTCTGCTATATGCAAATCAAGGCTTGAAGCCGCTGAAGCTTTCAGCTTAGCAATGGAAGGCGCTCACCTTCGATATAATATTGTGCTGGCTAGGAATAATGAGTTTGATGAAAAAGTAGCTGAGTACGAAAGTGATTATCATAATTGGGCTGAAATAGCTAAAAAGTCCTTACATGAAGACAGTGTAGATAAATGGTTAGATATCGCTGAAATTAAAGCAATCAATCCTAAGACAAAGACTTTTATTCAAGAGTTCATCAAGCAAGTACAAACAGGCGCTTCTCTCAAAGAAATAGATACTTTGGTTGAAAGTCAGGCTAAAAATAACAAAAAGAAACGCTCGTTATTATATAAAAAGCTTACTCATCAAGGTTGGGTTGGAATTCGCCGATTGGATTACAGGTGGAGCGCAGCGCGACCAATTTTAGCCGATATACAACAAGGATTAGAAAATGCTAAAAGCAGATGAAAACCGCGTTGACTATGGTGAGCAGTTAACACCTCCCTTTATTGATGGTGTGCAATATGAGTTTGATGCCGCAATTGCGACAACATATTCACTAGATTTAGACACGTTATTAGCTGCCCCTATTGCGCTTTGTTTTAATGAAACACTTGAGGGCGATCTCCGAGGTGAGAAACTTGCTTTATTAGAAGCGTTTGGGCAATTAAAAGGACGACTTCGTGTTTTTTATCAAAAGGGCAATATTAAAGTTCCAACACAGTACAACAAGTTGTTCACACTATTGGAGCCGTGTTTAAGGGCGGTAGTGCCAAGTGGTGGAGAGCACGCTTCCTTTCACTCTAAAGTATGGTTAATTCGTTATAAGCAATCAGATGGGAAAAAGAGAGCTAATGTAATTTATCGACTTATTGTTTTATCTCGCAACCTTACCTTTGATAGAAGCTGGGATATAGCAGCTTCGCTTGATGGAAAATTAACGCAAGCTAAGGTAACGGAATTGGGCACCGAAAGCTGGGCTGATTTTTTTCTTAACCTACTTGATGAACAGAATGATGCTGAACTAAAAAAGACCTTCAAAAAAGAGCTTCCTAAAATTAGCTGGTCGATAAGCTATGGGCGTAATCCATTGTTATTACCAGGTGGCGGCAAGTTTAATAAACCACTTGATTTATACAATAGTAATGACTCAATGCTGGTTGTTTCACCGTTTATAAAAGATGCAGCTGGACAAGTGAAGGCACTTGATTGGTTGGCGACTAAAGCTGACACTAAAAGAATATTAGTCAGTCGCGCTACTGAGCTAAACGAGATTGGGCAAGAGAAGTTAAAGTCTTGGCAGTGTTACTCAATAAATGATGCCATTGTTGATGGTGCAGAAAGAGCTGGATTACCGGAGGAGTCCCATGATCTTCATGCCAAACTGATTATCACTCAACGCGGTGGCACAAGCCATTGGCATTTAGGGTCAGCAAATGCGACAACCGCTGCACTTGGTACAGAGAAAAAACTACCTAGAAATGAAGAATTCATGCTGAGGTTTACGGGTAACACAGCTCAAATCGGCCCACAACGTATTTTAGATACATGGCTAAGTGATAAAGAAGGCGAAGGCTTAATTGTGCCGCATGAGTTTTCAGCCCTACAAAATGAAGCGGAATCGAAAGATTTTGATTTCAGGTCGGTATCTTTTCCCATTATTAATGCGGATTGGCAGTTGGAAGCTCGATACAATAGTAAAACCGAACTGTATGAGTTAACTCTGTCTCATAATATGGACGATGAGTCTTTGACTCGTATTCTAGCCCTTTGCGATATTGAGGTAGGCCAGCTAGGTATTGCTGGTGCAAATAAGTGTATATCGTCTGAGCTTCATTGGTCGGGTGTTGAGTTGAGCGCTATTAGCGCGTTGATACCTGTGTGTTTGACGTCTAAATGTGAAAGTGACTCACAGCAAAAGAGCTTAATTATACAAGCAAACCTTCATATTGAGGGTGGCGATACTCGCGATAAAAGGGTTTTGTCTGAGTTGCTAGATAATGAAGATAAATTACTGAACTACGTCCGGCTATTATTAAATCCTTATAGCACTAAAGAAGAGTGGCTTGATATTACAACAAGAGCAGCTGGATTAAGTGACGGTAGCGGTGCGAGCCTGTTTGAAAGTGCACCGATATATGAACAGTTAATGTTAGCCGCAGCTCGAAACCCGTCGGCACTCAATAGAATTCAAGCTTTACTTGAGAGATTAGAACAAACAGAAGTTCAAATCCCAGAGCAATTTTTGTCACTATGGCAGCATTTTGAACAAGAGGTGATATATGAATGATGACGTAATAGCGTTATTGAACCAGTCGCTTTCGAAACTCAAAGATTTTCAATTAGCAACGGTACACCAAGTGATGAGCAATTTTGTCGATAGCCGTCACTCAGGGAGAGTATTAGTTGCCGATGAGGTTGGTTTAGGTAAAACCGTTGTTGCAAAAGGCGTAATAGCAGAAATGCTCAAGGCAAGGTTGAATCAATCACCTTTTAAGCCTTTAAGGGTAACGTATATCTGCTCTAACCTAACACTTGCTAATGAGAACATAAGGAAACTAGCTGTATTTGAAGGGAATGAGCACGAAGAGTATGTATCAGAGCCTTCATTTAGCCGTTTGACTGAATTAGCGATAAAGGATAACCAAAATGATAATGACACTGGTGAGTTATTAGAAGTCTGCTCCCTCACTCCTTCTACTTCATTTACTTTAACCCAAGGCGATGGCACTCACTGGGAACGCTTTATTATTTATCAATTGCTTTGTGAGCATGACAGTTTATCAAAGTATAAATGTAAGCTAAGTAAGTTGTTTCGTGGTAAATGTGGTAGAGATACTTGGAAGAATAATCAATATTGGTTCGACAAAAATAACTCTCTTGATAAATGTATATTGCGCTCGTTTCATCAACAACTTAACGCTCAATCAGACTATATCGAAAGTGACTGGGAGATAGCGCAAGGCAGTAGCTGGCTTTCAATTATTGAAATGGTATGCACTGATCAAGTTAAGTGTGAACACCCAAATAGATTACGCTCTTATTTAAGAAGAGTGCTTGCTAGGTGTTGTGTTCAAAACCTAAAGTCTGATTTATTTATATTAGATGAGTTTCAGAGGTTTAATAGCCTTCTCGACACCAATGAAGACAATGAATTATCAGTTATTGCCAGAGGGATTTTTTCTAAAGAGTCGGCAGCTAAATTGTTATTGCTCTCAGCTACGCCATTTAAAGCCATGTCTAAAGTTGATGAAGAAGAAACCCAAACGGCGCATGTTGATGAATTAAGGTATTTACTTAATTTTTTAAGTAAAAAAGATCATAACTTTTTAAGTCAATATGAATACAACAGAGAGAAGCTTCATAGCGAAATTATTAGCCTGCGTGATCCGAGTAAATGCCCAAGCAGTTTGATTTCAACTCATAAGGACAGTATTGAAAACTCACTTAGTTCATACATTTGCCGCACAGAGCGAGCACAGATCGTCAATAAGGCAGACTCAATAGTTTGCTTTAGAAAAGGCAGTGAACAAGCTACCGAGTGTTTAGCAAAGTTTGATAGTAATGAAATTCTGGCATTTAAAGAGTTAGTTCAAATAGCAGAAGAGCTGAATAAGGTTAGTAAGAATAGCCACTCTAGCTATTTATTAGAGTATCAAAAGTCGGCCCCTTGGGCTTTATCATTTATGAATGGTTATCAATTTAAAAGTCATATTGATGATTCATTACAAAAACACGCACCTTTATCAAAGGTTATAAAGCAGTCGAAAATGAGTTGGCTGTCACGAGATTTAATCCAGTCATATAAATTGAATTTGGCTAAACAAGGCTCGAACGCAAGGTTCAAGGCTGTGATTGATACTTTTTTTGACGGCAATGGTGAAGAGTTGCTGTGGGTTCCACCGTCAAACCCTTATTACCCTTTAGAAGGAAGTTTTAAAAATCAACAAGGCTTTAGTAAATCGCTGCTGTTTTCTGCATGGGCAATGGTGCCAAGGGCGCTAAGCGGTTTGATATCATATGAAGCTGAACGCAGGTTGCTTGAAGGTAGAAGAGGCGTAACTAAGGAGTATTACCGCTCTGAAAAGAAAAAACATGTACAAAAGATCAAGTTTGATGGTAAGTCAAACCTTGTTGCCTGGTCTTACATCTACCCTAGCAGAACACTTGCAAATATTGACTTTTTTGATGATGGCAAAACTCTCGATGAGCTTGTAAAGGATGTGAGCAAAAAGATTAAAAGCCTGTTTTGGTCAAAGCTCAAGCCCTATGAAAACAAAGGAAAGAAGTCTAACACACACTGGTATGCCGTAGCACCAATACTTTTAGATATGCTAAATGGATACACAGATGGCGTAGATGACTGGCAGCTTAAGTTTAAAAATAGATTTTCGGATGGTAAAAATAAGGGTCGCCTTGAAAGTATTCGGCACTTATTCAATTTGATTCAAAAAGGTGAGTTAGGAAAGCTCCCTAAAGACCTTTTTAACTATTTAGCGCAACTTGCAATTTCAGGCCCTGCTGTATGTATCCTTCGTTCGTTAGCAGGACAAGATTCACATCATCACCTAGTTGATATAAGTGAAAGCGCATTAGGCTTTGTTAGTTTGTTTAATAAACCTGAGTCAGAAAGAGCCATTAAAAAACGCTATTACAAGGTCCCTTATTGGCAAGCTGTTATTAATTATTGCG
This portion of the Pseudoalteromonas sp. GCY genome encodes:
- a CDS encoding phospholipase D family protein; amino-acid sequence: MLKADENRVDYGEQLTPPFIDGVQYEFDAAIATTYSLDLDTLLAAPIALCFNETLEGDLRGEKLALLEAFGQLKGRLRVFYQKGNIKVPTQYNKLFTLLEPCLRAVVPSGGEHASFHSKVWLIRYKQSDGKKRANVIYRLIVLSRNLTFDRSWDIAASLDGKLTQAKVTELGTESWADFFLNLLDEQNDAELKKTFKKELPKISWSISYGRNPLLLPGGGKFNKPLDLYNSNDSMLVVSPFIKDAAGQVKALDWLATKADTKRILVSRATELNEIGQEKLKSWQCYSINDAIVDGAERAGLPEESHDLHAKLIITQRGGTSHWHLGSANATTAALGTEKKLPRNEEFMLRFTGNTAQIGPQRILDTWLSDKEGEGLIVPHEFSALQNEAESKDFDFRSVSFPIINADWQLEARYNSKTELYELTLSHNMDDESLTRILALCDIEVGQLGIAGANKCISSELHWSGVELSAISALIPVCLTSKCESDSQQKSLIIQANLHIEGGDTRDKRVLSELLDNEDKLLNYVRLLLNPYSTKEEWLDITTRAAGLSDGSGASLFESAPIYEQLMLAAARNPSALNRIQALLERLEQTEVQIPEQFLSLWQHFEQEVIYE
- a CDS encoding DUF6361 family protein; its protein translation is MSDLGWVDFSSEDRERVRHVMAMMREPGTLDELGIGQIRDAFADLLFPGISTIQTRAKYFITVPRILRDYYEQCSANKRKAPSIESYLKDAENNVAKRLTEVHGDDETGIIGRTQIDKGGVARRPSSVYWNGLRQLGIIDTQSSLAEFCRHYGNVKTKPDSAISEFGEDDTSSLITKQIVHLPKGHSGNWQEDLTLNLSVNEARFLVNKIKNAKNLEHSVLGQLYLHGLTDEALSLNDKFVRGFTQLQAFLKKQGEVSAICKSRLEAAEAFSLAMEGAHLRYNIVLARNNEFDEKVAEYESDYHNWAEIAKKSLHEDSVDKWLDIAEIKAINPKTKTFIQEFIKQVQTGASLKEIDTLVESQAKNNKKKRSLLYKKLTHQGWVGIRRLDYRWSAARPILADIQQGLENAKSR
- a CDS encoding DEAD/DEAH box helicase; translation: MNDDVIALLNQSLSKLKDFQLATVHQVMSNFVDSRHSGRVLVADEVGLGKTVVAKGVIAEMLKARLNQSPFKPLRVTYICSNLTLANENIRKLAVFEGNEHEEYVSEPSFSRLTELAIKDNQNDNDTGELLEVCSLTPSTSFTLTQGDGTHWERFIIYQLLCEHDSLSKYKCKLSKLFRGKCGRDTWKNNQYWFDKNNSLDKCILRSFHQQLNAQSDYIESDWEIAQGSSWLSIIEMVCTDQVKCEHPNRLRSYLRRVLARCCVQNLKSDLFILDEFQRFNSLLDTNEDNELSVIARGIFSKESAAKLLLLSATPFKAMSKVDEEETQTAHVDELRYLLNFLSKKDHNFLSQYEYNREKLHSEIISLRDPSKCPSSLISTHKDSIENSLSSYICRTERAQIVNKADSIVCFRKGSEQATECLAKFDSNEILAFKELVQIAEELNKVSKNSHSSYLLEYQKSAPWALSFMNGYQFKSHIDDSLQKHAPLSKVIKQSKMSWLSRDLIQSYKLNLAKQGSNARFKAVIDTFFDGNGEELLWVPPSNPYYPLEGSFKNQQGFSKSLLFSAWAMVPRALSGLISYEAERRLLEGRRGVTKEYYRSEKKKHVQKIKFDGKSNLVAWSYIYPSRTLANIDFFDDGKTLDELVKDVSKKIKSLFWSKLKPYENKGKKSNTHWYAVAPILLDMLNGYTDGVDDWQLKFKNRFSDGKNKGRLESIRHLFNLIQKGELGKLPKDLFNYLAQLAISGPAVCILRSLAGQDSHHHLVDISESALGFVSLFNKPESERAIKKRYYKVPYWQAVINYCADGNLQAVVDEYFHLLIGSGQNSSEALSKLHSVLNTNTVSVGCHFHEDIALKKSEGSLEEKSTLRCHYAVPLGNQKITDEKGMVRVSHVRDAFNSPFRPFVLNSTSIGQEGLDFHWYCSRIVHWNLPSNPIDLEQREGRVNRYKSLVVRRRLVERFKDEVNSSYQHSWDKLFEYADQHTKNERLSDLEPYWHLSSGSAQIERIVPLMPMSKDLIKLNESLKVLSLYRLAFGQPRQEELIDNLLERSFTDEEIENIKHKLVVNLSPLVHSKKTKTKLAS
- a CDS encoding N-6 DNA methylase, with translation MSISTVIKSIQDIMRKDAGVDGDAQRLGQLSWLLFLKIFDAQEEELEFELDDYRKPIPEQYLWRNWAADSEGITGDELLEFINDDLFPTLKNLIAPIDKNPRGFVVREAFSDAFNYMKNGTLLRQVINKLNEVDFTDSKERHLFGDIYEQILRDLQSAGNAGEFYTPRAVTRFMVNRIDPKLGEQVFDPACGTGGFLACSVDHVKNNYVQTVADHKALQSQIHGVEKKQLPHLLATTNMMLHGIEVPVQVKHGNTLNKPLSSWDSDFDVIVTNPPFGGTEEDGIEKNFPAEMQTRETADLFLQLIVEVLKDGGRAAVVLPDGTLFGEGVKTKIKKLLTEECNLHTILRLPNGVFNPYTGIKTNILFFTKGQPTKDIWFYEHPYPEGVKNYSKTKPMKFEEFETEIQWWGEESDGFASRVENEQAWKVSVEEVIERNFNLDIKNPHIGEQISHDPDELLEQYQTQQKDIQKLRDQLKGILADALSSNDEGKA
- a CDS encoding IS3 family transposase (programmed frameshift), coding for MRKSKFTETQIVSMIKEAEAGIPVPEICRKHGIGQSTFYKWRSKYGGMEASDVKRLKELEEENRKLKDMFATLSLKHSMLEDIIGKKAVKTSRRRAWVEHLRAQFNVSVAFACEVAGLSRSVFYYKHKRPSDDEVIDALLALVERHPRWGLPKLFKRLRNKGKPWNKKRVERVYNMLKLNLRRKGKRRVPTRTPEPLSAPTQYNESWSMDFMSDALSYGHRFRTLNVLDDFNRQALAIEVDTSLTSERVIRTLQQIIAWRGKPKQIRVDNGPEFTSTALEDWAMKNDIKLEFIEPGSPYQNGFVERFNRSYREEVLDLYLFESLQEVREITDEWLDIYNYERPHDSLGDMTPVGYLEAA
- a CDS encoding restriction endonuclease subunit S codes for the protein MSVESVITENLDIWTSAIKTKSASGRGSSNKLELYGIKKLRELILELAIRGRLIPQDSEDKSAQSLIDSSVKEKERLIQEKVIKKSRSKKQINDEHFYDYPKTWGKARIEDLINVINGRAYKKQEMLSEGVPILRVGNLFTSNEWYFSDLQLEPEKYIDDGDLIYAWSASFGPFIWQGGKVIYHYHIWKMDIFLNSSLDKNFSRIFLQAISERIKASGNGIAMIHMTKERMEKVIHPVPPIEEQKNIVDKVNELMTLCDQLESQTESSIDAHKTLVETLLATLTNAKDADELNESWQRISEHFDTLFTTEDSIDQLKQTILQLAVMGKLVKQDPNDEPASALLERIAEEKEQLIKDKKIKKQKALEPISEDDKPFELPKGWEWCRVWDISHTITSGSRDWAKYYSDSGAIFVTMGNLSRGSYQLM